Proteins from one Brevibacillus humidisoli genomic window:
- a CDS encoding enoyl-CoA hydratase, translating into MTVGLRKEGQVAVLTIQRPEVHNCLNLETLLMMREQIVKIAADREIRVVIVTGEGEKSFCAGADLKERSTMTDEQVQQFIRTIRDTFSDLERLPKPVIAALNGAAYGGGTELALACDLRVASETVRMGLTETSLGIIPGAGGTQRLPRLIGRAKAKELIFTSRRITAAEALEIGLVNRVVPSEQLLSAAMELADEIAANAPIALAQAKYAIDCGMEVDLTTGLSIESSAYQILIPTKDRLEGLAAFREKRKPIYRGE; encoded by the coding sequence ATGACAGTTGGGCTGCGCAAGGAAGGTCAGGTTGCCGTTCTTACCATCCAGCGTCCAGAGGTTCACAACTGTTTAAACCTTGAAACACTCCTCATGATGCGGGAGCAGATCGTAAAGATTGCTGCTGACCGGGAGATTCGCGTTGTCATCGTTACTGGAGAGGGAGAAAAGTCATTTTGCGCCGGGGCTGATCTGAAAGAGCGAAGCACGATGACGGATGAGCAGGTGCAGCAGTTCATCCGCACCATTCGCGACACCTTTTCCGACTTGGAGCGACTGCCAAAGCCGGTGATCGCAGCACTTAACGGTGCCGCCTATGGCGGTGGGACGGAACTGGCTCTCGCCTGCGACCTGCGTGTAGCCAGTGAGACGGTACGGATGGGATTGACGGAGACGTCTCTTGGGATTATTCCGGGGGCAGGGGGCACACAGCGGCTGCCTCGTCTGATCGGCAGGGCCAAAGCGAAAGAACTGATTTTTACTTCCCGTCGCATCACTGCCGCAGAAGCGTTGGAAATCGGGCTCGTCAACCGTGTGGTACCATCTGAGCAACTGTTGAGCGCGGCAATGGAGTTGGCGGATGAGATTGCGGCGAACGCTCCGATCGCACTTGCACAGGCCAAGTACGCGATTGACTGCGGCATGGAAGTGGATCTTACAACGGGTCTGTCGATTGAGAGCAGCGCCTATCAGATTCTGATCCCGACTAAAGACCGGCTGGAAGGCCTGGCTGCGTTTAGAGAGAAACGCAAGCCGATCTATCGAGGAGAATGA